A section of the bacterium BMS3Abin02 genome encodes:
- the fumC gene encoding fumarate hydratase class II produces the protein MDYRIERDSMGEMQVPAGAYYGASTQRAVENFPISKLRFGRRFIWALGLIKWAAAKANKEMGRYEAEKADAVMQACDEVMDGKFDDEFVVDIFQTGSGTSTNMNANEVIANRATEILGGTLGSKLVHPNDHVNNGQSSNDVIPTAIHLAAAGALREDLLPALGKLAVSLDAKAEEFKDVVKTGRTHLMDATPVTLGQEFSGYATQVHKGAERMEKVLPELEELALGGTAVGTGLNAPVGLVPLMIRHIADRSGYPFREADNHFEAQAAKDAVVATSGMLKTVATSLFKIANDLRWLSSGPRTAIGEIRLPTLQPGSSIMPGKINPVIPEAVMQVAGQVIGNDVSVTWGGANGNFELNVMMPLMSYNLIESIDLLANVSTVLAEKCVDGIEANVERATELVERDIIIITALAPHVGYDKAADIAHVAMDTNRGVREVALEMSGLSAEELDKVLDLKKMTEGGVL, from the coding sequence GTGGACTATCGCATCGAACGGGATTCGATGGGTGAGATGCAGGTGCCTGCCGGCGCCTACTACGGCGCATCGACTCAGCGTGCCGTCGAGAACTTCCCGATTTCCAAACTGCGGTTCGGTCGCCGGTTCATCTGGGCGCTCGGGCTGATCAAATGGGCCGCCGCCAAGGCCAACAAGGAGATGGGCCGCTACGAGGCCGAGAAGGCCGACGCGGTGATGCAGGCCTGCGACGAGGTCATGGACGGCAAGTTCGACGACGAGTTCGTCGTCGACATCTTCCAGACCGGGTCCGGCACGTCTACGAACATGAACGCCAACGAGGTGATCGCCAATCGGGCGACCGAGATCCTCGGCGGGACGCTCGGGTCCAAGCTCGTGCACCCGAACGACCATGTCAACAACGGGCAGTCCTCCAACGACGTGATCCCGACGGCCATCCATCTCGCGGCCGCGGGCGCGCTGCGTGAAGACCTCCTGCCGGCCCTCGGCAAGCTCGCCGTTTCGCTCGACGCCAAGGCCGAGGAGTTCAAAGACGTCGTCAAGACGGGACGGACCCATCTGATGGACGCCACACCGGTGACGCTCGGCCAGGAGTTCTCCGGCTACGCCACACAGGTCCACAAGGGCGCCGAGCGAATGGAGAAGGTCCTGCCGGAGCTCGAGGAGCTGGCGCTGGGTGGCACGGCGGTCGGCACCGGGCTCAACGCACCCGTCGGCCTCGTGCCACTGATGATCCGCCACATCGCCGATCGTTCCGGGTATCCGTTCCGTGAAGCCGACAACCACTTCGAGGCCCAGGCCGCCAAGGACGCCGTCGTGGCGACATCGGGCATGCTGAAGACCGTTGCGACGTCGCTGTTCAAGATCGCCAACGATCTGCGCTGGCTGTCGTCCGGTCCCCGCACGGCGATCGGTGAGATCCGGCTTCCGACGTTGCAGCCGGGCTCGTCGATCATGCCGGGCAAGATCAACCCGGTCATCCCGGAGGCGGTCATGCAGGTCGCCGGACAGGTCATCGGCAACGACGTGTCGGTGACGTGGGGTGGCGCGAACGGCAACTTCGAGCTCAACGTGATGATGCCGCTGATGAGCTACAACCTCATCGAGTCGATCGACCTGCTCGCCAACGTGTCGACGGTGCTCGCCGAGAAGTGCGTCGACGGGATCGAGGCGAACGTGGAGCGGGCGACCGAGCTGGTCGAGCGCGACATCATCATCATCACGGCGCTGGCGCCGCACGTCGGGTACGACAAGGCGGCCGACATCGCCCACGTGGCGATGGACACCAACCGTGGTGTCCGAGAGGTTGCGCTCGAGATGAGCGGTCTGTCCGCCGAGGAGCTCGACAAGGTCCTCGACCTGAAAAAGATGACCGAGGGCGGCGTCCTCTAA